CTTTGGTGGACTATATGCAGCAAAGGCACTTGCCAAGGCGAATGTCAATGTTACCCTCATCGATAAACGAAACTTTCATTTATTTCAGCCACTTTTATATCAAGTTGCAACTGGAGCGTTATCACCTGCTGATATTTCCGCACCATTGCGCTCAATCCTCAGCAAAAGCAAAAATACCAAAGTGGTGCTAGGAGAAGTAAATGATATTAATCCAGAAGCACAACAAGTTATTTTGGCTGATAGAATAATTCCTTATGATACATTAATTGTTGCCACAGGTGCAAAGCATTCTTACTTTGGTAAAGATAACTGGAGAGAAGTTGCGCCTGGCTTGAAAACTGTTGAAGATGCAATCGAAATGCGTCGGCGGATATTTAAGGCATTTGAAGCAGCAGAACATGAAACTGATCCGCAAAAACGCCGTGCTTTGCTGACTTTTGTAATTGTGGGTGCTGGCCCTACAGGTGTAGAATTAGCAGGTGCGATCGCCGAATTAGCATATAAAACCCTGCAAGAAGACTTCCGCAACATCGACACCTCAGAAACCAAAATTTTACTATTACAAGGTGGCGATCGCATCCTCCCACACATTTCGCCAGAATTATCCCAAGAAGCAGAAAAATCCTTAACACAACTGGGTGTGATTGTCCAGACAAAAACCAGAGTCACCAACATTGAAAACGATATCATTACCCTCAAGCAAGGTGATGAATTCAAAGAAATAGCCGCCAAAACTGTATTATGGGCAGCAGGCGTGCAAGGTTCAGCAATGGGTAAAGTCTTAACCCAAAAAACTGGGGTAGAATGCGATCGCAGCGGACGAGTGATTGTCGAACCAGACTTAAGCATTAAAGGACACAAAAACATTTTCGTTGTCGGAGACTTAGCCAACTTCTCCCACCAAAACGGTCAACCCCTCCCTGGTGTCGCACCCGTAGCTAAACAAGAAGGCGAATACGTTGCAGCATTAATTCAAAAACGTCTGCAAGGTAAAACCCTACGACCATTTAAATACACTGATTTTGGCAATCTAGCCATGATTGGCAAAAATTCAGCCGTTGTAGACATAGGTTTGATCAAATTAAAAGGCTTTTCTGCATGGGTATTCTGGCTATTGATTCATATCTACTTCTTAATTGAGTTTGACAGCAAAGTGTTAGTAATGATTCAGTGGGCATGGAACTACCTCACCCGTAGACGGAGCGCTAGATTGATTACCGAAAAAGAATCCTTAGCATTCGCTACATTTGAAGATAGTCATAGCAGAAATAACTACACACCAGCCAACAATAGACAGCCACTAAACGCCTAATCCACATATTAGGTGACTAGTGTAATAGTCTGTTTATCTCTGCGTTAATCCTCAAATTATTTACTGCGATCGCTTCTTGTTTAACTAAACTTAACTCTTAAAACAGATATCTATAGTTTATCGGTAAAAAATTACGGCATTGCTGAATATGAGAAGGAAAATTAAAAGTTCAATCTCTCCAACTCTTCTTCTCCGCGCCTCTGCGTGAGATAATCCATATCCGAAATAATGCTGAGTTCGTCCGTTATCAAAAGTTAGGTTGCAATTTGCTCATATCAGTCAAAATCGCTACGATGTCATTAGTAATGATTGATCAAATTCCAGCATTTGCAAATGGCAAACCAAGAAACTCCACTTATCGGTGAAGCGTTAATTAAAGAAGTCTGTCGG
This window of the Nostoc sp. HK-01 genome carries:
- a CDS encoding NADH dehydrogenase, giving the protein MQASLENHQPHEVVIIGGGFGGLYAAKALAKANVNVTLIDKRNFHLFQPLLYQVATGALSPADISAPLRSILSKSKNTKVVLGEVNDINPEAQQVILADRIIPYDTLIVATGAKHSYFGKDNWREVAPGLKTVEDAIEMRRRIFKAFEAAEHETDPQKRRALLTFVIVGAGPTGVELAGAIAELAYKTLQEDFRNIDTSETKILLLQGGDRILPHISPELSQEAEKSLTQLGVIVQTKTRVTNIENDIITLKQGDEFKEIAAKTVLWAAGVQGSAMGKVLTQKTGVECDRSGRVIVEPDLSIKGHKNIFVVGDLANFSHQNGQPLPGVAPVAKQEGEYVAALIQKRLQGKTLRPFKYTDFGNLAMIGKNSAVVDIGLIKLKGFSAWVFWLLIHIYFLIEFDSKVLVMIQWAWNYLTRRRSARLITEKESLAFATFEDSHSRNNYTPANNRQPLNA